From the genome of Populus alba chromosome 10, ASM523922v2, whole genome shotgun sequence, one region includes:
- the LOC118059755 gene encoding uncharacterized protein isoform X4, giving the protein MASDNPSQPELATKAREEGEVSSSSNDNQNPICSAAPSADAINPPASARTILVPPMNKFTLANRAGKANFSTNPARSADPNLQTSQQPNNNKSFDKNRVPHVSANPGKFASSGADDSLVIRFFSDDESGSESEDGEDKSLKTKLNMTVVNENGRLPSTSSTKSSMSQQATRNANSIPKKSSMSCSFNSSMTKTNRVANSRGAGSSSVGQGSQVKNFNSIKRNLASLEHGLELGGDLNSSKVRDLRQQIALRERELKLKAASQNKESPSVSGKDYKSTNISIAAARKSNAAFYEVGQLAPKEPDRKRLKVGGSYSKQLNSDGQQKMLATTYNLPSKEQAPESSGLQDRNMDDYSQKERLMKVTESNVVKWERQDCRRVDISSAKLPASNVNHNSSQSDMSRMQVDPSVVLNQTPPLTNANTNTLPENRSADSNPVKNCGTQPPASLLKTSTSGQNLINSFEHLQGIYGDKPSCQASLNLNPWNCLGTVNVADHRSIDMHLVEMEESLDKELDEAQEHRRKCEIEERNALKAYQKSQRALIEANSRCTELYRKRELYSTHFRSLIVNDSNLFLPSRQHEHIGTRVNCGNNVSRNVNLTPSPNDQMQPEYDGCNQPGYDSVTGAPSNLLYQHVNGHSLGSEPCSELDASTSEPLPHNSLIAANGVSFQSNDSNISADEDEETFPLDHETDQRSFKIQQGDQNSVGRENHTDYPPNKNPSVHASQDSLILESKLRSKLFARLPIRTFSKNGGSSTVEPADEPGTEIDNESERTLGSNSSVRLSEAQKNQHYDLEGNDKPETIMSELPVQIQSHEKNSSNFHSAADSKDNFTGGHQLTTSIISSPPLVLRSAFAQMKVMYPMTLIESQSIKSQQNYTRGGFSGEGGCMDSEEIQCDKAIANTKEEGLKDICGTEIGTFTHNVAVDPFWPLCLYELRGKCNNDECPWQHARDFTDQNAHQNQHDDSDSADFQVGLTLHQQKSNSGTELSKCHIALIPPSYLVGFNMLRSDSHKSVIAPRNGQCWQKQFSICLALSSLLQKDLLVDQPSFRANDGCIEVRGSWNGQTSYFQSRKSIANHLNQALASSVLSLEMALLILSQEADKLEGMKKSLSLLSRAIEVDPTSEALWMMYLLIYYSNIESVGKDDMFSYAVKNNNRSYGLWLVYIDSRIHLDDRLVAYNAALTALCHHASAFDRGNVYASACILDLFLQMMDCLCMSGNVGKAIQKIQGLFPVAANSDEPPSHLLSDILTCLTISDKYIFWVCCVYLVIYRKLPDAIVQRFECEKELLAIEWPSVYLQNEEKQRAVKLVEMAVDSVKVSVNSESLDSDTNVRLAQQFALCHIRCTLVLDGPACCQNLLGKYMKLCPSCVELVLLSSRLQTNGTGGVSFKGFEGAISNWPKEVPGIHCIWNQYIEYALQKEGPNFAKELTVHWFNSVSKVRYPLNEILDTVDGNSSHGLLELASASNPDSLTSSSNQMEIMFGLINLSLAKLLHNDHMEAHVAIDRALKAAPPQYIKHCLREHAVFLLNYGSQLKKDAPVSEQLKILNGYLKDAQALPVYEPLSRRFIDSIEKPKVQQLIRNILSPVSSDFSLVNFVLEAWYGPTLLPPKSNQPKELVDFVEAIFEIVPSNYPLAFSVCKLLCRGYSSVNVASDSVLYWVCSILVNAIFHAIPIPPEYAWVEAAGILGDISGIELISDRFYKKALSAHPFSVKLWTCYYNLSKTRGYASTVVQKARERGIQVG; this is encoded by the exons ATGGCGTCAGATAACCCTAGTCAACCAGAGCTCGCGACTAAAGCAAGAGAAGAAGGAGAGGTCTCTTCTTCATCCAACGACAAC CAAAATCCTATTTGCTCTGCCGCACCATCTGCTGATGCTATTAACCCGCCTGCTTCTGCAAGGACCATTCTGGTTCCTCCAATGAACAAATTCACTTTAGCCAATCGGGCTG GTAAGGCCAATTTTAGCACCAATCCCGCAAGATCTGCTGATCCCAATCTCCAAACATCACAACAACCAAATAATAACAAGAGCTTTGACAAAAACAGAGTGCCACACGTATCTGCTAATCCTGGAAAGTTTGCATCTTCAGGGGCTGATGATAGCCTAGTGATAAGATTTTTTTCAGATGATGAAAGTGGCAGTGAATCTGAAGATGGAGAAGACAAATCTTTAAAAACTAAACTGAACATGACCGTGGTTAATGAAAATGGAAGGCTGCCCTCAACTTCATCCACAAAATCAAGCATGTCACAGCAGGCTACAAGAAATGCGAACAGTATTCccaagaaatcatcaatgaGTTGCTCATTTAACTCATCAATGACAAAGACAAACAGAGTTGCCAATTCCAGGGGTGCTGGCTCCTCATCTGTTGGGCAAGGTTCtcaagtaaaaaattttaattccatCAAAAGAAATCTTGCAAGCCTAGAGCATGGTCTTGAGCTAGGTGGGGATTTGAACAGCTCTAAAGTTCGGGACTTGAGGCAGCAGATTGCACTTCGGGAAAGGGAACTAAAGCTTAAGGCAGCTTCACAAAACAAGGAATCTCCTTCAGTTTCTGGCAAGGATTACAAGTCTACAAACATCTCTATTGCTGCAGCCAGAAAGTCTAATGCAGCTTTTTATGAAGTTGGGCAATTAGCACCAAAAGAACCAGACAGGAAACGCTTAAAAGTTGGTGGATCTTATTCTAAACAGTTAAATTCAGATGGCCAACAAAAAATGCTTGCAACAACATATAATTTACCTTCGAAGGAACAAGCACCGGAGAGCAGTGGTTTGCAGGATAGAAATATGGATGATTATAGCCAGAAGGAAAGGCTGATGAAAGTAACAGAGTCAAATGTAGTTAAATGGGAAAGGCAAGACTGTAGGCGGGTGGATATTTCATCAGCAAAGCTACCTG CTTCTAATGTCAATCATAATTCCAGCCAGTCTGACATGAGCAGAATGCAGGTGGATCCTTCTGTTGTATTGAACCAGACCCCACCACTAACTAATGCAAATACTAATACTTTACCAGAGAATAGA AGCGCTGACTCAAATCCGGTGAAGAATTGTGGAACCCAGCCACCAGCTTCCTTGTTAAAGACATCAACTAGTGGGCAGAATTTAATAAACAGCTTTGAGCATCTGCAAGGCATATACGGTGACAAGCCTTCTTGTCAA GCATCTCTGAATTTAAACCCTTGGAATTGTTTGGGAACTGTAAATGTGGCAGATCATAGAAGCATAGATATGCATCTTGTTGAAATGGAGGAATCATTAGACAAGGAGCTGGATGAAGCACAAGAGCACAGGCGCAaatgtgaaattgaagaaagaaatgcaCTTAAAGCTTATCAAAAATCACAGAGGGCTTTGATTGAGGCTAATTCTAGATGTACAGAACTTTATCGCAAGAGGGAACTCTACTCTACTCATTTTCGATCTCTCATTGTGAATGATTCCAATTTGTTTTTGCCCTCCAGGCAGCATGAGCACATTGGAACTAGGGTGAATTGTGGAAACAATGTATCTAGAAATGTAAATTTAACACCCTCACCAAATGATCAGATGCAGCCTGAGTATGATGGTTGTAACCAGCCTGGGTATGATTCAGTCACCGGTGCTCCCTCAAATTTACTTTATCAGCATGTAAATGGCCATAGTCTGGGATCTGAGCCATGCAGTGAACTGGATGCTAGTACATCAGAGCCATTGCCCCACAACAGCCTGATTGCTGCTAATGGAGTAAGCTTTCAATCCAATGATTCTAATATTTCAgcagatgaagatgaagaaacaTTTCCATTGGACCATGAGACCGATCAGCGTAGCTTCAAAATTCAGCAAGGAGATCAAAATTCTGTGGGAAGGGAAAACCACACAGATTATCCCCCAAACAAAAATCCCTCTGTTCATGCGTCTCAGGATTCTTTGATTCTTGAATCAAAATTAAGATCCAAACTATTTGCACGATTACCAATCAGAACCTTTTCAAAGAATGGTGGTTCATCCACCGTGGAGCCTGCAGATGAACCAGGGACTGAAATTGACAACGAAAGTGAAAGAACCCTGGGAAGCAATAGCAGTGTGCGATTGTCAGAGGCacagaaaaatcaacattatGACCTTGAAG GCAATGATAAGCCTGAAACAATAATGTCTGAGCTTCCTGTTCAGATTCAGAGCCATGAAAAGAATTCTTCAAATTTTCATTCTGCTGCTGATTCCAAGGACAATTTCACAGGAGGTCATCAGTTGACAACGTCAATCATATCTTCACCTCCTTTAGTATTGAGGAGTGCATTTGCTCAAATGAAAGTTATGTACCCAATGACTTTAATAGAATCACAAAGTATAAAAAGTCAACAAAATTATACCCGTGGTGGTTTCAGTGGAGAGGGTGGTTGCATGGATTCTGAGGAAATCCAGTGTGACAAGGCGATAGCAAACACAAAGGAGGAGGGTCTAAAGGATATATGCGGAACTGAAATTGGCACATTTACCCACAATGTTGCGGTTGACCCATTTTGGCCACTCTGCTTGTATGAACTTAGAGGAAAATGCAACAATGATGAATGCCCTTGGCAACATGCTAGGGACTTCACTGATCAAAATGCGCATCAAAATCAGCACGATGATTCTGATAGTGCTG ATTTTCAGGTTGGATTAACACTGCATCAACAAAAAAGTAATAGTGGAACAGAACTTTCCAAGTGTCACATTGCATTGATTCCAccatcttatcttgttggcttcAATATGTTGAGATCTGATTCACATAAATCTGTCATTGCACCGAGAAATGGTCAGTGCTGGCAAAAACAGTTCAGTATTTGCTTAGCTCTATCAAGTTTGCTTCAAAAAGATTTACTTGTtgatcagccttctttccgtgCTAATGATGGTTGTATTGAGGTCCGTGGGAGTTGGAATGGACAAACATCATACTTTCAGAGTAGAAAGAGCATAGCG AATCATCTCAATCAAGCATTAGCCAGCAGCGTGCTGTCCCTTGAAATGGCTCTTCTTATTCTCAGTCAGGAGGCTGACAAACTGGAGGGTATGAAAAAG TCTCTCTCCCTGCTGTCACGAGCTATTGAGGTTGATCCAACATCTGAAGCTCTGTGGATGATGTATCTGCTCATTTACTACAGCAACATTGAGTCTGTTGGGAAGGATGACATGTTCTCCTATGCg gttaaaaacaacaacagatcCTATGGACTTTGGCTCGTGTACATTGACAGTCGTATACATCTTGATGATCGACTGGTTGCGTATAATGCTGCCCTCACAGCGCTTTGCCACCATGCATCTGCTTTTGATAGGGGCAATGTGTATGCTAGTGCATGCATCTTAGATCTGTTTTTACAGATGATGGATTGTTTGTGCATGTCTGGGAATGTTGGCAAGGCCATTCAGAAAATCCAAGGACTCTTCCCTGTGGCAGCTAATTCAGATGAGCCTCCCTCTCATTTGCTCTCTGATATCCTCACATGCTTAACGATTTCTGACAAATATATCTTCTGGGTTTGTTGTGTGTACTTAGTTATTTACAGGAAGTTACCTGATGCTATTGTACAGCGGTTTGAATGTGAGAAAGAACTCCTTGCAATTGAATGGCCTTCTGTTTATTTACAAAATGAAGAGAAGCAGAGGGCTGTTAAGCTCGTTGAGATGGCTGTGGATTCTGTTAAAGTGTCTGTCAATAGTGAATCACTTGATAGTGACACAAATGTCAGACTGGCTCAACAATTTGCTCTCTGCCATATTAGGTGTACGCTAGTTCTTGATGGTCCAGCTTGCTGTCAGAATTTGTTGGGCAAGTATATGAAGTTGTGCCCATCCTGTGTAGAACTTGTTCTTTTGTCATCAAGGCTTCAAACAAATGGCACAGGTGGTGTGAGTTTTAAAGGGTTTGAGGGAGCCATTAGTAATTGGCCAAAAGAAGTCCCTGGAATTCATTGTATCTGGAATCAATATATTGAGTATGCCCTCCAAAAAGAAGGTCCCAATTTTGCAAAAGAACTGACTGTTCACTGGTTTAACTCTGTTTCAAAAGTTAGATATCCTCTGAATGAAATTTTGGATACAGTGGATGGTAATAGCTCACATGGATTATTGGAATTGGCTTCAGCATCAAATCCAGACTCTCTGACATCCAGTTCTAATCAGATGGAAATAATGTTTGGATTAATTAATCTCTCTCTTGCCAAATTGTTGCACAATGACCACATGGAAGCTCACGTTGCCATTGACAGGGCATTGAAGGCTGCACCTCCACAGTACATCAAACATTGCTTGAGAGAACATGCTGTGTTCCTGCTTAACTATGGGTCACAATTAAAGAAGGATGCCCCAGTCAGTgagcaattaaaaattttgaatggtTATTTGAAAGATGCCCAGGCTCTCCCAGTTTATGAACCACTATCTAGACGATTCATTGACAGCATTGAGAAGCCAAAAGTTCAGCAGCTAATCCGTAACATACTGAGTCCAGTTTCATCTGACTTCTCTTTGGTGAATTTTGTACTTGAAGCGTGGTATGGTCCCACTCTTTTACCCCCAAAGTCAAACCAGCCAAAGGAATTGGTGGATTTTGTTGAAGCCATCTTTGAGATAGTGCCATCCAACTACCCGTTAGCATTTTCTGTTTGTAAGCTCTTGTGCAGAGGCTACAGCTCTGTTAATGTTGCTTCTGATAGTGTCCTGTACTGGGTATGCTCAATCTTGGTCAATGCAATCTTTCATGCTATTCCAATACCACCAGAATATGCATGGGTTGAAGCTGCGGGTATTTTGGGTGATATTTCAGGTATCGAGCTCATTTCTGATAGGTTTTACAAGAAAGCTTTATCTGCACATCCATTCTCTGTGAAGTTGTGGACTTGCTATTATAATCTATCAAAGACCAGAGGATATGCAAGCACTGTTGTCCAAAAAGCAAGAGAGAGGGGTATTCAAGTTGGTTGA
- the LOC118059755 gene encoding uncharacterized protein isoform X3, producing the protein MASDNPSQPELATKAREEGEVSSSSNDNQNPICSAAPSADAINPPASARTILVPPMNKFTLANRAGKANFSTNPARSADPNLQTSQQPNNNKSFDKNRVPHVSANPGKFASSGADDSLVIRFFSDDESGSESEDGEDKSLKTKLNMTVVNENGRLPSTSSTKSSMSQQATRNANSIPKKSSMSCSFNSSMTKTNRVANSRGAGSSSVGQGSQVKNFNSIKRNLASLEHGLELGGDLNSSKVRDLRQQIALRERELKLKAASQNKESPSVSGKDYKSTNISIAAARKSNAAFYEVGQLAPKEPDRKRLKVGGSYSKQLNSDGQQKMLATTYNLPSKEQAPESSGLQDRNMDDYSQKERLMKVTESNVVKWERQDCRRVDISSAKLPASNVNHNSSQSDMSRMQVDPSVVLNQTPPLTNANTNTLPENRKSADSNPVKNCGTQPPASLLKTSTSGQNLINSFEHLQGIYGDKPSCQASLNLNPWNCLGTVNVADHRSIDMHLVEMEESLDKELDEAQEHRRKCEIEERNALKAYQKSQRALIEANSRCTELYRKRELYSTHFRSLIVNDSNLFLPSRQHEHIGTRVNCGNNVSRNVNLTPSPNDQMQPEYDGCNQPGYDSVTGAPSNLLYQHVNGHSLGSEPCSELDASTSEPLPHNSLIAANGVSFQSNDSNISADEDEETFPLDHETDQRSFKIQQGDQNSVGRENHTDYPPNKNPSVHASQDSLILESKLRSKLFARLPIRTFSKNGGSSTVEPADEPGTEIDNESERTLGSNSSVRLSEAQKNQHYDLEGNDKPETIMSELPVQIQSHEKNSSNFHSAADSKDNFTGGHQLTTSIISSPPLVLRSAFAQMKVMYPMTLIESQSIKSQQNYTRGGFSGEGGCMDSEEIQCDKAIANTKEEGLKDICGTEIGTFTHNVAVDPFWPLCLYELRGKCNNDECPWQHARDFTDQNAHQNQHDDSDSADFQVGLTLHQQKSNSGTELSKCHIALIPPSYLVGFNMLRSDSHKSVIAPRNGQCWQKQFSICLALSSLLQKDLLVDQPSFRANDGCIEVRGSWNGQTSYFQSRKSIANHLNQALASSVLSLEMALLILSQEADKLEGMKKSLSLLSRAIEVDPTSEALWMMYLLIYYSNIESVGKDDMFSYAVKNNNRSYGLWLVYIDSRIHLDDRLVAYNAALTALCHHASAFDRGNVYASACILDLFLQMMDCLCMSGNVGKAIQKIQGLFPVAANSDEPPSHLLSDILTCLTISDKYIFWVCCVYLVIYRKLPDAIVQRFECEKELLAIEWPSVYLQNEEKQRAVKLVEMAVDSVKVSVNSESLDSDTNVRLAQQFALCHIRCTLVLDGPACCQNLLGKYMKLCPSCVELVLLSSRLQTNGTGGVSFKGFEGAISNWPKEVPGIHCIWNQYIEYALQKEGPNFAKELTVHWFNSVSKVRYPLNEILDTVDGNSSHGLLELASASNPDSLTSSSNQMEIMFGLINLSLAKLLHNDHMEAHVAIDRALKAAPPQYIKHCLREHAVFLLNYGSQLKKDAPVSEQLKILNGYLKDAQALPVYEPLSRRFIDSIEKPKVQQLIRNILSPVSSDFSLVNFVLEAWYGPTLLPPKSNQPKELVDFVEAIFEIVPSNYPLAFSVCKLLCRGYSSVNVASDSVLYWVCSILVNAIFHAIPIPPEYAWVEAAGILGDISGIELISDRFYKKALSAHPFSVKLWTCYYNLSKTRGYASTVVQKARERGIQVG; encoded by the exons ATGGCGTCAGATAACCCTAGTCAACCAGAGCTCGCGACTAAAGCAAGAGAAGAAGGAGAGGTCTCTTCTTCATCCAACGACAAC CAAAATCCTATTTGCTCTGCCGCACCATCTGCTGATGCTATTAACCCGCCTGCTTCTGCAAGGACCATTCTGGTTCCTCCAATGAACAAATTCACTTTAGCCAATCGGGCTG GTAAGGCCAATTTTAGCACCAATCCCGCAAGATCTGCTGATCCCAATCTCCAAACATCACAACAACCAAATAATAACAAGAGCTTTGACAAAAACAGAGTGCCACACGTATCTGCTAATCCTGGAAAGTTTGCATCTTCAGGGGCTGATGATAGCCTAGTGATAAGATTTTTTTCAGATGATGAAAGTGGCAGTGAATCTGAAGATGGAGAAGACAAATCTTTAAAAACTAAACTGAACATGACCGTGGTTAATGAAAATGGAAGGCTGCCCTCAACTTCATCCACAAAATCAAGCATGTCACAGCAGGCTACAAGAAATGCGAACAGTATTCccaagaaatcatcaatgaGTTGCTCATTTAACTCATCAATGACAAAGACAAACAGAGTTGCCAATTCCAGGGGTGCTGGCTCCTCATCTGTTGGGCAAGGTTCtcaagtaaaaaattttaattccatCAAAAGAAATCTTGCAAGCCTAGAGCATGGTCTTGAGCTAGGTGGGGATTTGAACAGCTCTAAAGTTCGGGACTTGAGGCAGCAGATTGCACTTCGGGAAAGGGAACTAAAGCTTAAGGCAGCTTCACAAAACAAGGAATCTCCTTCAGTTTCTGGCAAGGATTACAAGTCTACAAACATCTCTATTGCTGCAGCCAGAAAGTCTAATGCAGCTTTTTATGAAGTTGGGCAATTAGCACCAAAAGAACCAGACAGGAAACGCTTAAAAGTTGGTGGATCTTATTCTAAACAGTTAAATTCAGATGGCCAACAAAAAATGCTTGCAACAACATATAATTTACCTTCGAAGGAACAAGCACCGGAGAGCAGTGGTTTGCAGGATAGAAATATGGATGATTATAGCCAGAAGGAAAGGCTGATGAAAGTAACAGAGTCAAATGTAGTTAAATGGGAAAGGCAAGACTGTAGGCGGGTGGATATTTCATCAGCAAAGCTACCTG CTTCTAATGTCAATCATAATTCCAGCCAGTCTGACATGAGCAGAATGCAGGTGGATCCTTCTGTTGTATTGAACCAGACCCCACCACTAACTAATGCAAATACTAATACTTTACCAGAGAATAGA AAGAGCGCTGACTCAAATCCGGTGAAGAATTGTGGAACCCAGCCACCAGCTTCCTTGTTAAAGACATCAACTAGTGGGCAGAATTTAATAAACAGCTTTGAGCATCTGCAAGGCATATACGGTGACAAGCCTTCTTGTCAA GCATCTCTGAATTTAAACCCTTGGAATTGTTTGGGAACTGTAAATGTGGCAGATCATAGAAGCATAGATATGCATCTTGTTGAAATGGAGGAATCATTAGACAAGGAGCTGGATGAAGCACAAGAGCACAGGCGCAaatgtgaaattgaagaaagaaatgcaCTTAAAGCTTATCAAAAATCACAGAGGGCTTTGATTGAGGCTAATTCTAGATGTACAGAACTTTATCGCAAGAGGGAACTCTACTCTACTCATTTTCGATCTCTCATTGTGAATGATTCCAATTTGTTTTTGCCCTCCAGGCAGCATGAGCACATTGGAACTAGGGTGAATTGTGGAAACAATGTATCTAGAAATGTAAATTTAACACCCTCACCAAATGATCAGATGCAGCCTGAGTATGATGGTTGTAACCAGCCTGGGTATGATTCAGTCACCGGTGCTCCCTCAAATTTACTTTATCAGCATGTAAATGGCCATAGTCTGGGATCTGAGCCATGCAGTGAACTGGATGCTAGTACATCAGAGCCATTGCCCCACAACAGCCTGATTGCTGCTAATGGAGTAAGCTTTCAATCCAATGATTCTAATATTTCAgcagatgaagatgaagaaacaTTTCCATTGGACCATGAGACCGATCAGCGTAGCTTCAAAATTCAGCAAGGAGATCAAAATTCTGTGGGAAGGGAAAACCACACAGATTATCCCCCAAACAAAAATCCCTCTGTTCATGCGTCTCAGGATTCTTTGATTCTTGAATCAAAATTAAGATCCAAACTATTTGCACGATTACCAATCAGAACCTTTTCAAAGAATGGTGGTTCATCCACCGTGGAGCCTGCAGATGAACCAGGGACTGAAATTGACAACGAAAGTGAAAGAACCCTGGGAAGCAATAGCAGTGTGCGATTGTCAGAGGCacagaaaaatcaacattatGACCTTGAAG GCAATGATAAGCCTGAAACAATAATGTCTGAGCTTCCTGTTCAGATTCAGAGCCATGAAAAGAATTCTTCAAATTTTCATTCTGCTGCTGATTCCAAGGACAATTTCACAGGAGGTCATCAGTTGACAACGTCAATCATATCTTCACCTCCTTTAGTATTGAGGAGTGCATTTGCTCAAATGAAAGTTATGTACCCAATGACTTTAATAGAATCACAAAGTATAAAAAGTCAACAAAATTATACCCGTGGTGGTTTCAGTGGAGAGGGTGGTTGCATGGATTCTGAGGAAATCCAGTGTGACAAGGCGATAGCAAACACAAAGGAGGAGGGTCTAAAGGATATATGCGGAACTGAAATTGGCACATTTACCCACAATGTTGCGGTTGACCCATTTTGGCCACTCTGCTTGTATGAACTTAGAGGAAAATGCAACAATGATGAATGCCCTTGGCAACATGCTAGGGACTTCACTGATCAAAATGCGCATCAAAATCAGCACGATGATTCTGATAGTGCTG ATTTTCAGGTTGGATTAACACTGCATCAACAAAAAAGTAATAGTGGAACAGAACTTTCCAAGTGTCACATTGCATTGATTCCAccatcttatcttgttggcttcAATATGTTGAGATCTGATTCACATAAATCTGTCATTGCACCGAGAAATGGTCAGTGCTGGCAAAAACAGTTCAGTATTTGCTTAGCTCTATCAAGTTTGCTTCAAAAAGATTTACTTGTtgatcagccttctttccgtgCTAATGATGGTTGTATTGAGGTCCGTGGGAGTTGGAATGGACAAACATCATACTTTCAGAGTAGAAAGAGCATAGCG AATCATCTCAATCAAGCATTAGCCAGCAGCGTGCTGTCCCTTGAAATGGCTCTTCTTATTCTCAGTCAGGAGGCTGACAAACTGGAGGGTATGAAAAAG TCTCTCTCCCTGCTGTCACGAGCTATTGAGGTTGATCCAACATCTGAAGCTCTGTGGATGATGTATCTGCTCATTTACTACAGCAACATTGAGTCTGTTGGGAAGGATGACATGTTCTCCTATGCg gttaaaaacaacaacagatcCTATGGACTTTGGCTCGTGTACATTGACAGTCGTATACATCTTGATGATCGACTGGTTGCGTATAATGCTGCCCTCACAGCGCTTTGCCACCATGCATCTGCTTTTGATAGGGGCAATGTGTATGCTAGTGCATGCATCTTAGATCTGTTTTTACAGATGATGGATTGTTTGTGCATGTCTGGGAATGTTGGCAAGGCCATTCAGAAAATCCAAGGACTCTTCCCTGTGGCAGCTAATTCAGATGAGCCTCCCTCTCATTTGCTCTCTGATATCCTCACATGCTTAACGATTTCTGACAAATATATCTTCTGGGTTTGTTGTGTGTACTTAGTTATTTACAGGAAGTTACCTGATGCTATTGTACAGCGGTTTGAATGTGAGAAAGAACTCCTTGCAATTGAATGGCCTTCTGTTTATTTACAAAATGAAGAGAAGCAGAGGGCTGTTAAGCTCGTTGAGATGGCTGTGGATTCTGTTAAAGTGTCTGTCAATAGTGAATCACTTGATAGTGACACAAATGTCAGACTGGCTCAACAATTTGCTCTCTGCCATATTAGGTGTACGCTAGTTCTTGATGGTCCAGCTTGCTGTCAGAATTTGTTGGGCAAGTATATGAAGTTGTGCCCATCCTGTGTAGAACTTGTTCTTTTGTCATCAAGGCTTCAAACAAATGGCACAGGTGGTGTGAGTTTTAAAGGGTTTGAGGGAGCCATTAGTAATTGGCCAAAAGAAGTCCCTGGAATTCATTGTATCTGGAATCAATATATTGAGTATGCCCTCCAAAAAGAAGGTCCCAATTTTGCAAAAGAACTGACTGTTCACTGGTTTAACTCTGTTTCAAAAGTTAGATATCCTCTGAATGAAATTTTGGATACAGTGGATGGTAATAGCTCACATGGATTATTGGAATTGGCTTCAGCATCAAATCCAGACTCTCTGACATCCAGTTCTAATCAGATGGAAATAATGTTTGGATTAATTAATCTCTCTCTTGCCAAATTGTTGCACAATGACCACATGGAAGCTCACGTTGCCATTGACAGGGCATTGAAGGCTGCACCTCCACAGTACATCAAACATTGCTTGAGAGAACATGCTGTGTTCCTGCTTAACTATGGGTCACAATTAAAGAAGGATGCCCCAGTCAGTgagcaattaaaaattttgaatggtTATTTGAAAGATGCCCAGGCTCTCCCAGTTTATGAACCACTATCTAGACGATTCATTGACAGCATTGAGAAGCCAAAAGTTCAGCAGCTAATCCGTAACATACTGAGTCCAGTTTCATCTGACTTCTCTTTGGTGAATTTTGTACTTGAAGCGTGGTATGGTCCCACTCTTTTACCCCCAAAGTCAAACCAGCCAAAGGAATTGGTGGATTTTGTTGAAGCCATCTTTGAGATAGTGCCATCCAACTACCCGTTAGCATTTTCTGTTTGTAAGCTCTTGTGCAGAGGCTACAGCTCTGTTAATGTTGCTTCTGATAGTGTCCTGTACTGGGTATGCTCAATCTTGGTCAATGCAATCTTTCATGCTATTCCAATACCACCAGAATATGCATGGGTTGAAGCTGCGGGTATTTTGGGTGATATTTCAGGTATCGAGCTCATTTCTGATAGGTTTTACAAGAAAGCTTTATCTGCACATCCATTCTCTGTGAAGTTGTGGACTTGCTATTATAATCTATCAAAGACCAGAGGATATGCAAGCACTGTTGTCCAAAAAGCAAGAGAGAGGGGTATTCAAGTTGGTTGA